A stretch of Endozoicomonas sp. SCSIO W0465 DNA encodes these proteins:
- a CDS encoding transposase, with protein MRTTTRPTTARCTLAKYIGFLISEPKSSTCTRLAEVTDFSHDSANRFLKRENYQPKDMYDEAVKSLNPIGGTLSVDDSVLDKPYSYSVALVGHFWSGKHHRVVKGVNLITLYYTDVSGRHMPVNYRIYDKSEDKTKNDYFREMLIEVLVWGLKPAFVTGDSWYSCTTNLKTIKNHQTGFMFAVEKNRTVSLEKGKWQQVQHLDIPDNGLDVWLKDFGKIRLFRTMLKDQRRHYVVYLPEEVPFERNDFKQIHDQHWQIEQFHRAIKQVCHIEHFQVRSERPVRNHIFAAILAFVYLQKMQIEQEFTNIYQHQRGLFKETIGAFIESFAKGKDHLLPKFIGVINA; from the coding sequence GTGAGAACTACCACTCGACCGACCACTGCACGATGCACTCTTGCAAAATACATTGGCTTTTTGATTAGTGAGCCAAAATCATCAACATGCACAAGACTGGCCGAGGTTACCGACTTTTCTCACGATAGCGCAAACCGCTTTCTTAAGCGTGAAAACTATCAGCCCAAAGATATGTACGATGAAGCAGTCAAAAGTTTAAACCCTATTGGCGGCACCCTGAGCGTTGATGACAGCGTGCTCGACAAACCTTATAGCTACTCCGTGGCACTGGTTGGCCACTTTTGGTCGGGTAAACATCACCGAGTGGTTAAGGGAGTTAACCTCATCACCCTTTATTACACCGACGTATCCGGGCGCCATATGCCGGTGAATTACAGGATATACGACAAATCGGAAGACAAGACAAAAAACGACTACTTCCGTGAAATGTTGATTGAAGTGCTGGTATGGGGGCTGAAGCCAGCGTTCGTTACCGGTGACTCCTGGTACAGCTGCACGACTAACCTGAAGACGATTAAAAACCATCAGACTGGGTTTATGTTTGCCGTTGAGAAAAACAGGACAGTATCACTGGAAAAAGGTAAATGGCAGCAGGTTCAACACCTCGACATCCCCGACAATGGTCTGGATGTATGGCTCAAAGACTTCGGTAAGATCCGGTTGTTCAGGACGATGCTAAAAGACCAGCGTCGCCACTACGTGGTTTACTTGCCAGAGGAAGTCCCTTTTGAACGCAATGACTTCAAGCAGATCCATGACCAGCACTGGCAGATCGAACAGTTTCACAGGGCGATCAAGCAGGTTTGCCATATTGAGCACTTTCAGGTTCGCAGCGAACGACCCGTCAGAAACCATATATTTGCTGCAATTTTAGCTTTTGTTTATCTCCAGAAAATGCAGATAGAGCAGGAGTTTACGAATATTTATCAGCACCAACGGGGGCTGTTTAAAGAGACAATAGGCGCTTTCATTGAGAGTTTTGCAAAGGGGAAGGATCACCTCCTACCAAAATTTATCGGTGTCATCAATGCGTAA
- a CDS encoding transposase, with translation MALSNFRACCQCVSPTTVTLANARQQGQCLLADDADKWQADVDHLLPLVDAIVSQTERRVFKGEKVPAQEKVVSLYEPHTDIIVKDRRQVQYGHKLNLVQGKSRLILDLVIEEGNPADSDQFIPMMERQKEIYGRVPRQTSGDGGYACRANLEKAKAMGISDVAFNKKRGLEVEEMTKSQYVYKTLFRFRAGIEAGISWLKRCFGLSRCHCKGSERFDSHCWLSVVCYNLVILARHPAPS, from the coding sequence TTGGCATTATCAAATTTTAGAGCCTGTTGTCAATGCGTAAGTCCTACTACTGTCACGCTAGCAAACGCCCGTCAGCAGGGGCAGTGTCTCCTGGCTGATGATGCCGACAAGTGGCAGGCCGATGTGGATCACCTGTTACCCCTGGTGGATGCAATAGTCTCCCAGACAGAGCGCAGGGTCTTTAAGGGTGAAAAGGTGCCAGCCCAGGAAAAAGTGGTTAGCCTGTATGAACCCCATACGGATATCATCGTAAAAGACAGGCGGCAAGTACAGTATGGCCATAAACTGAACCTGGTTCAGGGAAAAAGTCGATTGATCCTGGACCTGGTTATTGAGGAAGGTAACCCAGCGGATTCGGACCAATTCATTCCGATGATGGAAAGACAAAAAGAAATTTATGGTCGTGTACCTCGCCAGACAAGCGGTGACGGCGGATACGCGTGTCGCGCTAATTTGGAAAAAGCCAAGGCCATGGGAATCAGCGATGTAGCTTTTAATAAGAAGCGCGGACTTGAAGTCGAAGAGATGACTAAAAGTCAGTATGTGTATAAAACGCTCTTTCGCTTCCGGGCAGGTATTGAAGCGGGAATTTCGTGGCTAAAGAGATGTTTTGGGCTATCACGTTGCCACTGCAAGGGTTCTGAGCGTTTTGATTCTCATTGCTGGTTATCGGTGGTCTGTTACAACCTGGTGATTCTGGCCAGACACCCGGCACCATCCTGA
- a CDS encoding HNH endonuclease — translation MYILRLNTAGQPVEWLTWQETVCLYSRELVRWSLGDIIYRIHGGYNRWLEDRTIIELPSIVACGGKRLFPYRNNPALTNYSLFERDNYRCMYCGHFFKRKGLTRDHILPKSRGGMDDWMNVVAACRRCNQFKGDKLLENTGMSLIALPYRPNTAEYLALVNSQRILSDQAEYLKTQFSKNCRWQSRNHNKPSGILQPL, via the coding sequence GTGTATATTCTTCGGTTGAATACTGCCGGCCAGCCTGTTGAGTGGCTTACCTGGCAGGAAACAGTATGCCTCTACTCAAGAGAATTGGTTCGCTGGAGTCTGGGAGACATTATTTACCGAATCCATGGCGGCTATAACCGATGGCTTGAAGATCGAACCATTATCGAACTTCCCAGTATTGTTGCCTGTGGTGGTAAACGCCTTTTCCCCTACCGAAACAACCCGGCCCTTACCAATTACTCACTGTTTGAAAGAGACAATTACCGGTGCATGTATTGTGGCCACTTCTTCAAAAGAAAAGGATTGACCCGCGATCATATACTGCCAAAATCCAGGGGAGGCATGGATGACTGGATGAACGTTGTAGCTGCCTGCCGACGCTGTAATCAGTTTAAAGGTGACAAACTGCTGGAAAACACTGGAATGTCACTGATCGCCCTGCCCTATCGCCCCAATACTGCCGAGTACCTTGCACTGGTAAACAGTCAGCGAATCCTGTCGGATCAGGCTGAATACCTCAAAACCCAGTTTTCCAAAAACTGTCGATGGCAAAGCCGTAACCACAATAAACCATCCGGAATACTACAACCCCTTTAA
- a CDS encoding TusE/DsrC/DsvC family sulfur relay protein — MPLNLDNDGYLANLDQWNADVATELAALEGIALTDAHWEVIYALRAFYQQYELAPNQRPFVKHIANTLGKEKGNSLYLMQLFPESPARVAARIAGLPRPTNCF; from the coding sequence ATGCCCCTGAATCTCGACAACGATGGCTATCTGGCCAACCTTGACCAATGGAATGCCGATGTTGCCACTGAACTGGCCGCTCTTGAGGGTATTGCGCTCACTGACGCCCACTGGGAAGTCATTTATGCACTACGGGCGTTCTATCAACAATATGAACTGGCCCCAAATCAACGCCCTTTTGTTAAACACATTGCCAATACGCTTGGGAAAGAGAAGGGTAACAGTCTCTATCTGATGCAGCTTTTTCCTGAAAGTCCAGCCAGAGTTGCCGCCCGTATTGCCGGGCTGCCACGCCCAACCAACTGCTTCTGA
- a CDS encoding deoxynucleoside kinase — MKQTNHFVAVEANIAAGKSTLLPKLAAELGWDAIQEPVNDPEFTRLLQDFTDHPNDAAKRIQFQEYITNRRASIVEQLPTDRNYLIERSLYSDLIFTQANFLGMATPDERYMLHYCEIQRRLKDYPVISTVIYLRTAPKIAHRRLIERARSAEDGTPLTYLSDIHNYHEAILPQICRSMGTPLITVDWDDFGCEKNLAKQLLKTVQPVNP, encoded by the coding sequence ATGAAGCAAACCAATCACTTTGTCGCTGTAGAAGCCAACATTGCTGCAGGGAAATCAACCCTTCTTCCCAAACTTGCAGCAGAGCTCGGCTGGGATGCCATTCAGGAGCCAGTGAATGACCCGGAATTTACACGGCTACTTCAGGATTTCACTGATCACCCTAATGATGCGGCTAAACGCATTCAGTTTCAGGAATACATTACCAATCGCAGAGCCAGTATTGTTGAGCAGCTGCCGACTGACCGCAACTATCTGATTGAGCGTTCCCTCTACTCAGATTTGATTTTTACCCAGGCGAACTTTCTGGGTATGGCAACACCCGATGAGCGCTATATGCTGCATTACTGTGAAATCCAGCGCAGACTGAAAGATTATCCGGTCATCAGCACGGTCATTTATCTCAGAACCGCTCCGAAAATTGCCCACCGTCGTCTGATTGAAAGAGCAAGAAGTGCAGAAGATGGAACTCCTCTAACGTACCTCAGCGACATTCATAACTATCATGAGGCCATTCTGCCACAGATCTGCCGCTCAATGGGCACACCACTGATCACCGTGGACTGGGATGATTTTGGCTGTGAAAAAAATCTGGCAAAACAACTGCTGAAAACAGTTCAACCGGTCAATCCATGA
- the cysS gene encoding cysteine--tRNA ligase, translating to MQIYNSLTRKKEPFTPLDGNHVRMYVCGMTVYDYCHIGHARTVTAFDVVARYLRARGYDLTYVRNITDVDDKIIRRAAENGEDFLALTGRMIAAMQEDFQRLGNLPPDHEPKATEFVPGMVDMIEQLIAKGFAYAPGNGDVYYRVHKFADYGKLSGKILAELEAGARIEVEEQKEDPLDFVLWKAAKPGEPSWSSPWGEGRPGWHIECSVMGKCCLGDTFDIHGGGSDLKFPHHENEIAQSEACNDARFVNTWMHSGAIRIDNVKMSKSLGNFFTIREVLDKYDEEVVRYFMISSHYRSPINYSEDSLKEAGVRLERLYTALQGLGLEGVSAPEHHEFEQRFFKVMDDDFNTAEGLAVLFELVRHLNIVRSQDESAALPLAALLVKLGGMLGILQRDPEAFLKSGADVDEAMIETMIQQRNDAKKSRDFTEADRIRDELAARGIILQDSREGTTWRIER from the coding sequence CTGCAGATTTATAACAGCCTGACTCGTAAGAAAGAGCCGTTTACCCCGCTGGATGGAAACCACGTGCGCATGTATGTCTGTGGTATGACGGTTTACGACTACTGCCATATTGGTCATGCGCGGACTGTGACGGCTTTCGATGTGGTGGCCCGTTATCTGCGCGCCCGTGGTTACGACCTGACCTATGTTCGCAATATCACCGATGTGGATGACAAGATTATTCGTCGGGCGGCAGAAAACGGTGAAGACTTTTTGGCCCTCACCGGCCGTATGATCGCGGCCATGCAGGAAGATTTTCAGCGGCTGGGTAATCTGCCGCCGGACCATGAGCCAAAGGCAACCGAATTTGTGCCCGGCATGGTTGACATGATTGAACAGCTGATAGCAAAAGGATTTGCCTATGCACCGGGTAATGGGGATGTCTATTACCGGGTTCACAAGTTTGCGGATTACGGCAAGCTTTCCGGTAAAATTCTTGCAGAGCTGGAAGCCGGTGCCCGAATTGAGGTCGAAGAGCAGAAAGAAGATCCGCTGGACTTCGTGCTATGGAAAGCCGCCAAGCCAGGGGAGCCGAGTTGGTCATCGCCCTGGGGCGAGGGGCGTCCGGGTTGGCATATTGAGTGCTCCGTAATGGGTAAGTGTTGTCTCGGTGATACATTTGATATTCATGGTGGCGGTTCTGACCTGAAATTCCCCCATCATGAGAATGAGATTGCCCAGAGTGAAGCCTGTAACGATGCCAGGTTTGTCAATACCTGGATGCATTCCGGCGCGATCCGTATTGATAATGTGAAGATGTCCAAGAGCCTTGGCAATTTCTTTACCATCCGTGAAGTGCTGGATAAGTACGACGAAGAAGTGGTTCGCTACTTTATGATCTCCAGTCACTACCGTAGCCCGATCAATTACTCTGAAGATAGCCTGAAAGAAGCGGGTGTTCGTCTTGAACGTTTGTACACTGCCTTGCAAGGCCTTGGTCTGGAAGGCGTGTCTGCACCCGAACATCATGAGTTTGAGCAGCGTTTCTTTAAGGTGATGGACGATGATTTCAATACTGCGGAAGGGCTTGCCGTATTGTTTGAATTGGTACGGCACCTTAATATCGTCCGCAGCCAGGACGAATCGGCAGCCCTGCCACTGGCTGCGCTGCTGGTAAAACTGGGCGGTATGCTTGGCATCCTGCAGCGAGATCCGGAAGCATTCCTGAAGTCGGGTGCGGATGTCGATGAAGCCATGATTGAAACCATGATTCAACAACGCAACGATGCTAAAAAGAGCCGTGACTTCACTGAAGCAGACCGTATCCGTGATGAACTTGCTGCCCGGGGAATCATTCTTCAGGACAGCAGGGAAGGTACAACCTGGCGGATTGAGCGCTAA
- a CDS encoding glutamine--tRNA ligase/YqeY domain fusion protein: MTATDKARNFLEQIIEKDLAEGRVSRIHTRFPPEPNGFLHVGHATSICLNFGLAEKYQGECNLRFDDTNPEKEEQVYVDAIQEDIRWLGFQWSGEVRYASSYFDQFYDWALHLIRAGKAYVDHQDAESMRINRGDFNKPGVESPDRNQSVDENLAEFEKMRAGEYQEGKASLRAKIDMQSPNMNMRDPVLYRIRKVPHHQTGDKWCIYPSYDFAHGQEDAIEYITHSICTLEFQDHRPLYEWFLDNLPVPARPRQYEFARTNLNYTVTSKRKLKKLVDEGVVNGWDDPRMPTISGMRRRGYTPNAIRRFSEMVGVSRSDGTADVSMLEHAIRDDLNTNAARAMAVLSPLKLVIRNLPAGEVQEMVAAAHPNRPELGQRTLPFTREIYIDQEDFTEDTTLSRKKFKRLVIGDYVRLRSAYVIKAEDVIRDDNGNIVEVHAAYVPGTVGEEPPEGIRPRGVIHWVSATHGKPAELRIYDRLFSHPAPDRGEEDFLSHVNPDSLKVTQAWVEPSLVNAAPEQSFQFEREGYFVADRCYHSAEHPVFNLTIGLKDTWANKA; encoded by the coding sequence ATGACTGCTACCGACAAAGCCAGAAACTTTCTGGAACAGATTATTGAAAAAGACCTGGCAGAAGGCCGGGTCAGTCGTATTCACACCCGTTTTCCTCCTGAGCCGAACGGTTTTCTCCATGTAGGCCATGCCACTTCTATTTGTCTGAACTTTGGCCTGGCAGAAAAGTACCAGGGAGAATGTAACCTCCGTTTTGACGATACCAATCCGGAGAAAGAAGAGCAGGTCTATGTTGATGCCATTCAGGAAGATATTCGCTGGCTGGGCTTCCAGTGGTCCGGCGAGGTTCGCTATGCATCCAGCTATTTTGACCAGTTTTATGACTGGGCTCTGCACCTGATCCGTGCAGGCAAGGCCTACGTTGATCATCAGGACGCTGAATCCATGCGCATTAACCGGGGTGATTTCAATAAGCCCGGTGTTGAGAGTCCTGACAGAAACCAGTCTGTCGACGAAAACCTGGCTGAATTTGAGAAAATGCGGGCCGGTGAATACCAGGAAGGCAAGGCTTCCCTGCGGGCTAAAATCGATATGCAAAGCCCCAATATGAATATGCGGGACCCGGTTCTCTATCGAATTCGCAAGGTGCCTCACCATCAGACCGGCGACAAGTGGTGTATCTATCCAAGCTATGACTTTGCCCATGGTCAGGAAGACGCCATTGAGTATATTACTCACTCTATCTGCACTCTGGAGTTTCAGGATCACCGTCCTTTGTATGAGTGGTTCCTGGATAACCTGCCCGTTCCGGCCAGACCCCGTCAGTATGAGTTTGCCCGTACCAACCTGAACTACACCGTCACTTCCAAGCGCAAGTTGAAGAAACTGGTGGATGAAGGTGTGGTTAACGGTTGGGATGATCCGCGGATGCCAACCATCTCCGGTATGCGACGCCGTGGTTATACGCCGAATGCTATTCGTCGTTTTTCCGAGATGGTGGGGGTCAGCCGTTCCGACGGTACCGCTGATGTGTCGATGCTGGAGCATGCCATTCGTGATGACCTGAATACCAATGCAGCCCGTGCCATGGCGGTGCTCTCTCCACTTAAACTGGTGATCCGGAACCTGCCGGCGGGCGAGGTGCAGGAAATGGTGGCAGCGGCTCATCCGAACCGTCCGGAACTGGGGCAGAGAACCCTGCCATTTACCCGGGAAATCTATATTGATCAGGAAGATTTTACCGAGGACACCACGCTCTCCCGCAAGAAATTCAAGCGCCTGGTGATTGGTGACTATGTGCGCCTGCGAAGTGCTTATGTGATCAAGGCGGAAGACGTGATTCGGGATGACAACGGTAATATTGTTGAAGTTCATGCTGCTTATGTGCCGGGCACTGTTGGTGAAGAACCACCCGAAGGCATTCGTCCACGGGGTGTTATACACTGGGTTTCGGCAACCCATGGTAAACCGGCTGAGTTGAGAATCTATGATCGTCTGTTCAGTCACCCGGCGCCGGATCGTGGTGAAGAGGACTTCCTGAGTCATGTCAATCCCGACTCCCTGAAGGTGACACAGGCATGGGTCGAGCCATCACTGGTGAATGCGGCTCCGGAACAATCCTTCCAGTTTGAGCGGGAAGGTTATTTTGTGGCCGACCGTTGTTACCATTCAGCAGAGCATCCGGTGTTTAACCTGACCATCGGCTTGAAAGATACCTGGGCCAATAAAGCCTGA
- a CDS encoding peptidylprolyl isomerase: MVVLHTNFGDIKLDLDAEKAPKTVANFLEYVKSGHFDCTIFHRVIDGFMIQGGGFEPGMVQKSTKMPIENEADNGLKNETGSIAMARTMDPHSASAQFFINVKDNHFLNHSAKTTDGWGYCVFGKVVEGMDIVNQIKGVKTTFRAGHQDVPVDDVMIESAEILASAEAPETAETA, encoded by the coding sequence ATGGTTGTATTACACACTAACTTTGGTGATATCAAACTGGACCTTGATGCTGAAAAAGCACCAAAAACCGTTGCCAACTTCCTGGAGTATGTAAAAAGCGGCCATTTTGATTGCACCATTTTCCATCGCGTTATTGATGGTTTTATGATTCAGGGTGGTGGTTTCGAGCCAGGCATGGTGCAAAAGTCAACGAAGATGCCTATTGAAAATGAAGCCGACAATGGCCTAAAGAACGAAACCGGTTCCATTGCCATGGCCAGAACCATGGACCCGCACTCGGCGTCAGCCCAATTCTTTATCAATGTCAAAGACAACCACTTCCTTAACCACAGCGCAAAAACCACTGATGGCTGGGGTTACTGTGTATTTGGTAAGGTGGTTGAAGGCATGGATATCGTTAATCAGATCAAAGGGGTTAAAACCACTTTCCGTGCTGGCCATCAGGATGTTCCGGTAGACGATGTGATGATTGAGTCCGCTGAAATCCTGGCATCAGCTGAGGCTCCTGAGACGGCGGAAACTGCCTGA
- a CDS encoding UDP-2,3-diacylglucosamine diphosphatase, with product MKALFISDLHLTPESPAVARAFCHYLADRAPQADALYILGDFFEYWVGDDAMDDFQYDIARQLRHYTNSGKTLYLMPGNRDFAIGKAFLRSTGAQWLKDPTLITINNQKILLMHGDLLCTDDKQYQYYRKIIRNPLVMALLRMTPLSYRKNLGRKIRQNSKAAKIGKAPDIMDVTLSEVVDAMERFQVDTLIHGHTHRPDIHDVALKNRVGKRYVLGDWTNQGWEIELDSNGITLDAFPIKHP from the coding sequence ATGAAGGCTCTGTTTATTTCAGACCTTCACCTCACTCCGGAAAGCCCGGCAGTTGCCCGGGCTTTCTGCCATTATCTGGCCGATCGGGCCCCTCAGGCTGATGCACTCTATATTTTGGGTGACTTCTTTGAGTACTGGGTTGGGGACGATGCCATGGATGACTTCCAGTACGATATTGCCAGGCAACTCAGGCACTACACAAACAGTGGCAAGACCCTGTACCTGATGCCCGGCAACCGGGATTTCGCTATCGGGAAAGCCTTCCTGCGTTCAACCGGTGCACAATGGCTGAAAGATCCGACCCTGATAACGATTAATAACCAAAAAATCCTGCTGATGCACGGTGACCTACTGTGTACTGATGACAAGCAGTATCAGTACTACCGGAAAATTATCCGCAACCCCCTGGTGATGGCTCTGTTGCGTATGACACCTTTGTCGTACCGCAAAAATCTGGGCCGTAAAATTCGGCAAAACAGCAAAGCAGCGAAAATCGGAAAAGCACCGGACATCATGGATGTTACCCTATCCGAAGTTGTTGATGCGATGGAGAGATTCCAGGTAGATACCCTGATCCACGGCCATACCCACCGCCCGGACATCCATGACGTTGCCCTGAAAAACAGGGTCGGCAAGCGCTATGTACTGGGGGACTGGACCAATCAGGGCTGGGAGATTGAGCTGGACAGCAATGGCATAACGCTGGATGCCTTCCCGATTAAACATCCATGA
- a CDS encoding tRNA-(ms[2]io[6]A)-hydroxylase: MTDISYILEFLPCPTPEAWIDEACKPENLAVILVDHANNELKAAQSAMAIMSRYRSGTYGRNRAGSHSDDAFDEEKVGLQLKTEDQLSLLNKMSRLAREELRHFEQVLAIMARRNIPYDHLGAGRYAGRLSTAIRTFEPYRLVDTLIMGAFIEARSCERFTALAPWLDDELKTFYQSLLRSESRHFQDYLALAEAINGASVADRVTVFGEIEQNAIESPDQVLRFHSGVPDFSLDQS; this comes from the coding sequence ATGACCGATATTTCTTACATTCTTGAATTCTTACCCTGTCCAACGCCTGAGGCATGGATTGATGAAGCGTGCAAACCGGAAAATCTGGCTGTAATTCTGGTTGATCATGCTAATAATGAACTTAAGGCAGCTCAATCAGCGATGGCAATCATGAGTCGATACCGTTCTGGAACGTATGGTCGCAATCGCGCCGGCAGTCACTCTGATGATGCCTTCGATGAAGAGAAAGTTGGGCTGCAACTTAAAACAGAAGATCAGTTAAGTCTGTTAAACAAAATGTCCAGACTGGCCCGCGAGGAGCTGCGGCACTTCGAGCAGGTGCTTGCCATTATGGCACGCAGGAATATTCCCTATGATCACCTGGGAGCCGGTCGCTATGCGGGCCGGTTAAGTACTGCCATCAGAACGTTTGAGCCATACAGGCTGGTGGATACCCTGATTATGGGCGCTTTTATTGAAGCCCGCTCCTGTGAGCGCTTTACTGCACTCGCTCCCTGGCTGGACGATGAACTGAAAACGTTCTACCAGTCACTGTTGCGTTCTGAAAGTCGACATTTTCAGGACTATTTGGCACTGGCAGAAGCGATTAATGGGGCATCTGTCGCTGATCGGGTGACAGTATTTGGCGAGATTGAACAAAATGCCATTGAGTCACCCGACCAGGTTTTACGTTTTCACAGTGGTGTGCCTGATTTTTCGTTAGACCAGAGTTGA
- a CDS encoding pepsin-like aspartyl protease — translation MNRFLFAAIPPILLSQAFAAQGDVANKSLFDQQAVSSEKRTYIQVHEPATEQRLQSSELITPAPEDGEVPLTDHQNTQYYGTFTMGSQKQQFTGVLDTGSSNIWTPETNCYTPGCEGKEKFNPNLSSTFFTEDQELSIQYGTGSMQGYVGYDTVTFGGITVTNQGIGLASQLSDDFQNSPFDGIFGLAYKSIASDQVTPWMDNAVTQGLIPKAVFSFYLSNTPGNGTGRLIIGEPDPDYYQGDITWHPLQPLETGGPVDFYYNIAFDGIAVNNDSIPLSCQSQGNCRAIVDSGTSLIVGPANDITNLQNALNINPDCSNLDEQPDLVFTIDDTRYSVPPEFYVVKQVDWWGQEQCTAGLAPGNQDFWIFGDAFMRGFYVVFDKTDSRIAFATLAEELSAPGELRKLFASHPAPMSSLNQ, via the coding sequence ATGAACCGTTTTCTGTTTGCCGCAATTCCTCCCATTCTTCTGTCTCAGGCCTTCGCAGCTCAAGGGGATGTAGCCAACAAGTCGCTTTTCGATCAACAGGCGGTTTCCAGCGAAAAAAGAACCTATATCCAGGTTCATGAGCCTGCCACGGAACAGAGGCTCCAGAGCAGTGAACTGATCACACCAGCCCCGGAAGACGGTGAAGTTCCCCTTACTGACCATCAGAATACGCAGTATTACGGCACCTTCACCATGGGATCTCAAAAGCAACAGTTCACGGGCGTACTGGATACCGGCTCAAGCAATATCTGGACACCGGAAACTAACTGCTACACACCGGGCTGTGAGGGGAAGGAAAAATTCAATCCCAACCTTAGCAGCACTTTCTTCACCGAAGACCAGGAACTCTCGATTCAGTATGGCACCGGAAGTATGCAGGGCTATGTTGGCTATGATACCGTCACGTTTGGTGGCATCACGGTCACCAATCAGGGCATCGGTCTGGCCAGTCAACTGTCCGACGACTTTCAAAACTCACCATTTGATGGCATCTTTGGTCTTGCCTACAAGTCGATAGCCAGCGATCAGGTCACCCCCTGGATGGATAATGCAGTTACACAAGGGCTGATTCCAAAAGCTGTTTTCTCATTCTATCTATCCAACACGCCAGGCAATGGTACTGGTCGTCTGATTATTGGTGAACCGGATCCGGATTATTACCAGGGGGATATCACCTGGCACCCACTGCAACCGCTTGAGACAGGTGGCCCGGTTGATTTTTACTACAACATTGCCTTTGACGGTATTGCCGTTAACAACGACAGCATCCCTCTGAGCTGCCAGTCTCAGGGCAACTGCAGAGCCATTGTTGACTCTGGCACCTCGCTGATCGTAGGCCCGGCCAATGACATTACCAACCTCCAGAATGCCCTGAATATCAATCCGGACTGCTCGAACCTTGATGAACAGCCAGACCTTGTTTTCACCATTGATGACACCCGATACAGCGTCCCTCCCGAGTTTTATGTCGTCAAACAGGTAGACTGGTGGGGTCAGGAACAATGCACTGCAGGACTGGCTCCTGGAAATCAGGACTTCTGGATCTTCGGAGATGCCTTTATGCGGGGCTTCTATGTTGTGTTTGACAAGACTGATAGCCGCATAGCTTTCGCCACACTGGCAGAGGAGCTGAGTGCGCCCGGAGAGTTGAGAAAGCTTTTTGCTTCTCACCCTGCGCCCATGTCAAGCTTAAACCAGTAG
- a CDS encoding universal stress protein, translating to MRRITKILAVVDTRKDQQLALDRASQICRVTGAALHILAPNPKADGESMVRLEALAEPLMAEGLEVYLHETWNGSVIETIIHVRQMERCHLVVKDAKLTTALQKAFSTPEDWSLLRRCRVPVLLAQDNSDWTNGKILAAINADPRDHYHSVLNQAILQYATDIAEEFSSELHLATAYPTTMLVIQDKGDGWTDKDYYEKHCREYAREFNLNEDHFHIEPGPTETMIPALLKETDAKLLILGTHARTGISALAIGNTAEHLISEVKTDILILQPKHHMIPLERELGR from the coding sequence ATGCGTAGAATCACCAAGATTCTGGCCGTGGTTGATACCAGAAAGGACCAGCAGCTTGCCCTTGATCGTGCCAGCCAGATCTGCCGGGTAACCGGTGCTGCCCTGCATATTCTTGCTCCAAACCCTAAAGCGGATGGTGAGTCAATGGTTCGCCTGGAAGCACTGGCTGAACCACTGATGGCTGAGGGTCTGGAGGTTTATCTACATGAAACGTGGAATGGCTCAGTTATCGAAACCATTATTCATGTGCGTCAGATGGAGCGCTGTCACCTTGTGGTTAAAGATGCCAAGTTAACCACCGCTCTCCAGAAAGCCTTTTCAACGCCTGAAGACTGGAGCCTCCTTCGTCGCTGCCGGGTTCCTGTCTTACTGGCCCAGGATAATAGCGACTGGACCAATGGCAAAATCCTTGCTGCCATTAATGCCGACCCCAGAGACCACTATCACAGCGTTCTTAATCAGGCGATTCTGCAATACGCGACGGATATCGCTGAAGAGTTTTCATCAGAGCTGCACCTGGCCACCGCTTACCCGACCACCATGCTGGTGATTCAGGATAAGGGTGATGGATGGACTGACAAGGACTATTACGAAAAGCATTGCCGGGAATACGCCCGGGAGTTCAATCTGAATGAAGACCATTTCCATATTGAGCCAGGCCCCACAGAGACAATGATCCCTGCACTGCTGAAAGAAACGGATGCCAAACTGTTGATTCTTGGAACTCACGCAAGAACTGGTATCAGTGCCCTGGCAATCGGCAATACCGCTGAGCATCTTATTTCTGAAGTCAAAACCGATATTCTGATACTGCAGCCTAAACATCACATGATTCCACTGGAGCGCGAACTGGGCAGATAA